The window CGCAACGGACACCGTGGTCCGGGCCCGCCACGTGGTGCTCGCCGCGGACCCGCGCGGGGCCGCCGAATTGCAGGGGGAGGACGTTCCGGCCATGAAAGGGGTGCTGACGCACTGGTTCGCGGCGGATGCCGCACCGAGCGATGCCGACATGATCTGTGTGGACGGGCGCAGCGTTCCTGGCGGCCCGCTCGTCAACGCCGCTGTCATTTCCAACGCCGCACCGAGCTACGCTCCCGCCGGACGGCACCTGATCCAGACGTCAGCGCTGTTCGGCCGGGGCCGGGCGGTTCCGTCCGAAGATGACGTCCGCCGCCACGCCGGGGAAATTTTCGGGTCTTCCCCGGCAGGCTGGGAGCTGGTGGCGCGGCACGAGATTCCGCACGCCCTGCCCCTGCAGCCGCCACCATTGCGGTCCCGCGGGCCGGTGGACGGCCGCTCCGGACTGGTGATCTGCGGCGACTACCGGGACACGGCCTCCATCCAGGGCGCCCTGGCCAGCGGCCACCGCGCCGCGTTGTCTGTTCTCGGCCGGCCGCGGTGATGTGGTCCGTGTCGCGCCGGGTCCCCGCGTCCGCAGAGGACGTGTGGGCGCTGCTCACCGACACCGGGCGGTGGGCCGCCTGGGGGCCGTCCGTCACCGGTGTGGAGTCCGCCCCGGCCGGCACGGCGCCGGCTCCCCTCGGGCTCGGCAGCCGCGGAAAGGTCCGCACTATCCTGGGGGTGGCGCTGCCCTACACCGTTACGGCGTTTGCGCCCGGACGCTCCTGGTCATGGCGGGTGGCGGGAATTCCGGCGACCGGGCACCGCGTCGTCCCGCAGGACCGCGGCTGCCTCGTCACGTTCACTGTGCCCTGGTGGGCGGCGGTGTACCTGCCGGTCTGCGCCGCGGCGTTGCGCCGGATTGAGCGGCTCGCAGCGCCCTAACGGCTTTCCTGCTTGCCGGACGTTCTGCGCTGGACGCTGCCCAAGGGGACACTTTCCCGTCAACACACCCCGCCTGTGCCGGCCCAACGCGATACATTGGCAGGCATGAGCGAAGCCCCCTCCGACGGCGCCGGCCGCGGCATGATCCTGGTCCTTAACGGGCCCAACCTGAACCTGCTCGGAACCCGCGAACCCGAGAAGTACGGCACGGCGACCCTTGCCGACGTCGAACAACTCGCCCGGGACGCCGCCGCGGCCCATGGCCTCGACGTCGAGTGCTTTCAGTCGAACCACGAGGGTGGACTCGTGGACGCCATCCACGCAGCCCGCGGCAAGGCCATCGGCATCGTCATCAACGCCGGCGCCTACACCCACACCTCGGTGGCCATCCGCGACGCCATTTCCGCGGTGCAACTGCCCGCCGTCGAGGTCCACCTCACGAACGTCCACGCCCGCGAGGAGTTCCGGCACCATTCCTACCTCTCGGCCGTCAGCAAGGCAGTGATCGCGGGGGCCGGCATCCTGGGCTACCGGTTCGCCGTCGAGTACCTCGCCGGGCTGCGGGCCGGCCGGGACTGAGCATGCCCACCGGTGCTCCCGGGGACGGGGAAGCTGGCAGTGCCGGCTCCGCAACGGCGGAGTGGTACCGGCATTTCGGCACCGTGGACGCGCCCGGCAACTCCGCCTGCTACGCCGAATGGTCGGTGCGCATGGCGGATGACCCGGAGCTGATCGCGCGGATCAACGAATGGCCGTACAACAAGCGCCAGCCCCTGCTGATGCTCGCCGCGGCCCGGTTCCTGGGCGCGAGCATCAGCCCGTACCCGGACTTCAGGGCGTTCCTCGACGGCCGCTGGGAGGATATTTCACGGATTGTCCTCAGCCGCGCCACCCAGACCAATGAGGCCGGACGGTGCGCCACGCTGCTGCCTTCCCTGGCGCGGATCGCCAACGACGGCGGTCGCCCGCTGGCGCTCATCGAGGTCGGAGCCTCAGCCGGCCTCGCCCTGTTCCCGGACCGCTACGGCTATGAGTACATCTTGGGCGGCCA is drawn from Micrococcaceae bacterium Sec5.8 and contains these coding sequences:
- a CDS encoding SRPBCC family protein translates to MWSVSRRVPASAEDVWALLTDTGRWAAWGPSVTGVESAPAGTAPAPLGLGSRGKVRTILGVALPYTVTAFAPGRSWSWRVAGIPATGHRVVPQDRGCLVTFTVPWWAAVYLPVCAAALRRIERLAAP
- the aroQ gene encoding type II 3-dehydroquinate dehydratase codes for the protein MSEAPSDGAGRGMILVLNGPNLNLLGTREPEKYGTATLADVEQLARDAAAAHGLDVECFQSNHEGGLVDAIHAARGKAIGIVINAGAYTHTSVAIRDAISAVQLPAVEVHLTNVHAREEFRHHSYLSAVSKAVIAGAGILGYRFAVEYLAGLRAGRD